A genomic window from Algoriphagus sp. Y33 includes:
- a CDS encoding DUF3078 domain-containing protein, producing MSKYLPVFGLFLLCLSHTIQAQDRQFIPDTVLINGDTLLMLGDSLLIEEPKKEIFWKTGGNYNLNIQQVTLSNWAAGGSSTFALNSGLTLFANYKKDNKVWDTQLTVSLGFNRQDDRSYRTRKTNDNFTFVTNYGRELSKFFYLSTQLDARAQLLAGYKYTRPSGSDRDERTKISDLLSPGYIQSSTGLNYRKTYNDKSKFSVILSPFTGRFTIVLDDSLSRAGAFGIVPGENVRAEAGVSIAASVVDVQLMKNITWKSDLNLFSNYEVFGNMVVNFNSVIRMKVNKFISTRIETVLIYDEEVFINQDDGTSKQAVQLQNLINFGISLDF from the coding sequence ATGTCAAAGTATCTCCCGGTTTTTGGATTATTCCTACTGTGCCTCAGCCATACCATTCAGGCTCAGGATAGGCAATTCATTCCTGACACTGTACTGATCAACGGCGACACCTTGCTGATGCTTGGAGATTCCTTACTGATAGAAGAACCTAAAAAAGAAATCTTCTGGAAGACGGGGGGAAATTACAATCTCAATATACAACAGGTTACCTTGTCAAACTGGGCTGCAGGCGGATCGAGTACATTTGCACTAAATTCAGGTTTGACTCTTTTTGCAAATTACAAGAAAGACAATAAAGTCTGGGATACCCAACTTACGGTAAGTTTGGGCTTCAACAGACAGGATGACAGATCTTACAGAACTCGAAAAACCAACGACAACTTTACCTTTGTCACTAACTATGGTAGAGAACTATCAAAATTCTTCTATTTATCCACCCAGTTAGACGCAAGGGCCCAACTCCTTGCAGGATATAAATACACTAGACCTTCTGGAAGTGATCGGGATGAGCGAACCAAAATATCAGACCTACTTTCCCCTGGCTATATACAATCTTCTACGGGTCTTAATTACAGAAAAACCTACAACGATAAAAGTAAATTTTCTGTAATCCTATCCCCTTTCACGGGTAGATTTACTATTGTTTTAGACGATTCGTTAAGCAGAGCCGGTGCATTCGGGATAGTTCCCGGAGAAAATGTACGGGCTGAGGCTGGGGTTTCCATTGCTGCTTCTGTGGTGGACGTTCAGTTGATGAAAAATATCACATGGAAATCCGACCTTAATTTATTCTCCAATTACGAGGTATTTGGAAACATGGTAGTCAACTTCAATTCCGTGATTAGAATGAAAGTAAATAAATTCATTTCAACCCGGATAGAAACGGTGCTTATTTATGATGAAGAGGTATTTATCAACCAAGATGATGGCACTTCCAAGCAAGCTGTGCAGCTGCAAAACCTCATCAACTTTGGGATATCCCTGGATTTTTAG
- a CDS encoding DNA polymerase III subunit gamma/tau, translating to MENFVVSARKYRPADFKSVVGQQHITTTLQNAIKNNHLAQAFLFCGPRGVGKTTCARILAKTINCENLQADFEACGECESCVSFQNNSSFNIYELDAASNNSVDDIRNLVDQVRYAPQKGQYKVYIIDEVHMLSNQAFNAFLKTLEEPPKYAIFILATTEKHKIIPTILSRCQIFDFNRIQIKDIAVHLKYIAEKETVDYEDEALRLIATKADGALRDALSMFDLIVTYSAGKKVTYQETIGNLHILDYDYYFKVVDALVSEDLSRVLLIFDEILKKGFDGHNFIVGLCEHFRDLLVAKDPETVELIEVSESAKERYLQQTEATSASFLLSALNIANYCDINYKTSKNQRLHVELALMKMAKLPQAFRLSMIAAEDAKKKV from the coding sequence ATGGAAAATTTCGTCGTTTCGGCAAGAAAATACAGACCGGCAGATTTCAAAAGCGTAGTTGGGCAGCAGCATATTACTACCACGCTTCAGAATGCCATAAAAAACAATCACTTAGCCCAGGCTTTTTTGTTTTGTGGTCCACGTGGGGTGGGTAAAACTACCTGTGCCCGTATCCTAGCGAAGACGATTAACTGTGAAAATCTTCAGGCAGATTTTGAAGCCTGCGGTGAATGTGAGTCCTGTGTCTCTTTTCAGAACAATAGCTCTTTCAATATCTACGAACTCGATGCTGCTTCGAACAACTCGGTAGATGACATTCGTAATCTGGTAGACCAAGTACGATATGCCCCCCAAAAAGGGCAGTACAAAGTCTACATCATTGATGAGGTTCACATGCTGTCCAACCAGGCCTTTAATGCCTTTTTGAAGACCTTGGAAGAACCTCCGAAGTATGCTATTTTTATTTTGGCTACAACCGAAAAGCATAAAATCATACCTACTATTCTTTCGCGGTGCCAGATTTTTGATTTCAATAGAATTCAGATCAAAGACATCGCGGTACACCTCAAGTACATCGCAGAGAAGGAAACGGTAGATTATGAAGATGAAGCACTTCGATTAATTGCCACCAAAGCTGATGGGGCGCTAAGGGATGCCTTGTCTATGTTTGATTTGATAGTGACGTATTCCGCCGGGAAAAAGGTCACTTATCAAGAAACCATCGGCAATCTCCATATTTTAGATTATGATTATTATTTCAAAGTCGTGGATGCATTGGTCTCGGAAGATCTTTCCAGGGTCTTGTTGATTTTTGATGAGATTTTAAAGAAAGGGTTTGATGGTCATAATTTCATAGTTGGACTTTGTGAACATTTCAGAGACCTTTTGGTTGCCAAGGATCCCGAGACTGTGGAATTGATAGAAGTTTCTGAATCGGCTAAAGAACGCTATTTGCAGCAGACAGAAGCAACTTCTGCCTCCTTTTTGCTTTCGGCTCTGAACATCGCCAACTACTGCGATATCAATTACAAAACTTCTAAAAATCAGCGGTTGCATGTGGAATTGGCATTGATGAAAATGGCTAAGCTTCCGCAGGCGTTCCGCCTCTCTATGATTGCGGCTGAAGACGCAAAAAAAAAAGTCTGA
- a CDS encoding site-specific integrase, protein MLEKSFGLHFFLKQSKKETGSARYVYLRITVDGQSKELSTKRLWAVSRWNTAFGRAEGTKEDARELNAYLDTIHHKVLQAKKQLLESDKEISAESLKNIILGIGEKRKMILEIFQEHNDNLESLVGKDFAEGTLLRYKTSLDHTRSFINWKYKKKDMDIKQLDYEFISSYAFWLKSIRNCNHNTTVKYLNNFKKVVLICINNGWLDRNPFIRFKMATKVNNRVFLTWHEIENLIEKKFSIQRLSQVRDIFLFSCFTGLAYIDVKNLKRNQISTGIDGEKWIYTHRQKTDSPTRLPLLPKALELIEKYKNHPQCQDEAHVLPVLSNQKMNSYLKEIADVCEINKPLTFHIARHTFATTITLANGVPIETVSKMLGHKSLKQTQHYAKILDTKISFDMKALRDKLK, encoded by the coding sequence ATGTTAGAAAAAAGCTTCGGATTGCATTTCTTCTTGAAACAATCCAAAAAAGAAACCGGATCAGCGAGGTATGTCTACCTCAGGATTACCGTGGATGGTCAATCAAAAGAACTGTCTACCAAAAGATTGTGGGCAGTTTCACGATGGAATACAGCTTTTGGTAGAGCAGAGGGGACAAAAGAAGATGCCAGAGAATTAAATGCCTATTTGGACACCATCCATCACAAAGTACTTCAGGCGAAAAAACAATTACTTGAATCAGACAAGGAAATTTCCGCCGAATCCTTGAAAAATATTATCCTTGGTATTGGAGAAAAAAGAAAAATGATCCTAGAAATCTTCCAAGAACACAATGATAATTTAGAATCATTGGTAGGAAAGGATTTCGCAGAAGGGACCCTGCTACGCTACAAAACCTCGCTGGACCACACCCGCTCATTTATTAACTGGAAGTACAAGAAAAAGGATATGGACATAAAGCAGTTAGATTACGAGTTTATCTCATCCTACGCTTTCTGGCTTAAGAGTATTAGAAATTGCAATCACAATACCACTGTAAAATATCTCAACAACTTTAAAAAAGTAGTTCTAATCTGCATCAATAATGGATGGCTTGACAGAAACCCATTCATCCGTTTCAAGATGGCGACCAAAGTCAACAACAGGGTTTTTCTTACTTGGCATGAAATAGAAAATTTAATAGAGAAAAAATTCTCTATACAACGTCTTAGCCAGGTTAGGGATATTTTCCTTTTTAGCTGCTTTACTGGACTAGCCTATATTGATGTCAAAAATCTAAAAAGGAATCAGATTTCTACGGGAATAGATGGGGAAAAATGGATTTATACCCATCGACAAAAAACAGATTCTCCTACCCGTTTACCCTTATTACCAAAAGCTTTGGAACTTATTGAAAAGTATAAGAACCATCCTCAATGCCAGGACGAGGCTCATGTCCTACCAGTATTGAGCAACCAAAAGATGAATTCGTATCTTAAGGAAATCGCAGATGTCTGCGAGATCAATAAACCACTAACTTTTCATATAGCAAGGCACACATTTGCGACAACAATCACGCTTGCCAACGGAGTCCCTATCGAAACCGTATCAAAAATGCTCGGACACAAATCCCTTAAGCAGACACAGCACTATGCCAAAATCCTAGATACGAAGATAAGTTTTGACATGAAGGCACTCCGAGATAAGTTAAAATAA